DNA sequence from the Vicia villosa cultivar HV-30 ecotype Madison, WI linkage group LG3, Vvil1.0, whole genome shotgun sequence genome:
atgtcccctgaggcaggataagatttgttaggccatcaatgctccaataagtctataaatacacactcttcttcatcctctccacaccacaaaacacaaatgacacaaacctacccccacctagcatttgtctactttgaaaccggctacccgatgccgttccaatttcgcttctcgcgcgacacgccgtttgcggagttgataccgtcgctcaacacgcttttgcgctatcccgagaatcgaaaggttgtcaagctcgagtaccgctcgccatcgcttaacgacgagggaggcattaagttcacaccttttgagatcaagaacgacgaagatttggcggttttgtggacaacgttcgaccgattttcttcgaagggcccgatcgagttggacgcgaaacttcaaagatcggcggacgatgttatcaaaatgttgactcatccccacctacctgtgatcaacaatatgtaactttaattatatgtaatattatcgttgtaatcttcacccgattaaataaagcgaattgttgttgtttttcattttcttctgtcaagacttattttcggaagttcatttccgaattccccaaggggggtgcgtccggaggtgaacttccgaaacaccacattttctgaaaaagtaactttatttcggagatgaatctccgaactcaatattttatattaaaaaaaacacgttttcggagatgcatttccgaaaacaccttttttaagaaaaaaagtacagtttcgaaaatgaacttccgaaacaaggggtattgtggtaaattcaccaggggtgggcaagaaggttgggaggtgggtgaagaaattttctatttttataataatttgatGATATCTTAACATGTCTTTAAGATTAAAACAGtttatacatttatatttttactttaaaaactacTTAATATTTAACTGAATAATTGATAAAATTTCTGAATAATTATACCAccctttataaaattaaaacttaaataagTGTTGAACAACTAATTGACAACGGTTTAGGAAACTAAAAAGAACTATGAACTTAAGAACAAGAAAAAAGAACCATAGTCCAAGATAGCACTAAGATTCTAACATATCCATAAAAGAAGACTATTAaaaacattttctttttaatattttttcaaccACTCATTTTAcgtgaaattttattttatttttctcttttaataataaaattgtatttatcattaaaaaattatattaaattataaattctagtcaataaatatgtaaaaaaaatattattttaaatttctcataatttaaaatattctacaacaaaatatttcaaatgttagaatattttaaaattattaaaatataaaaatgttaaatacttatttataatttttaaaaatatttaaaaaaattctataattgtcCCTTGACTCCCTTCCATTCAAATATAGGTAAGaaaccaacaaaaataaataGTAATGTAAGTATTAAATTTGCTCAGAGGATAGGAGAAAAAAATACTGGTGATCCTGAATTTGCGGCATTCCTAAAACCAGGGGCTGAAAAGAGAAAAACCATTTCAATAAACCCAATATTGTGTACCAATAATCGgccaatttatttttctgtggATAGTTAGCCAGCCCTAGAACATTGTGCTGCAAAAACAGTGTGCTAATCTCTGATTTGTCTTCCATATCCAATTTATCTGCTAGATCCTTTGCAAAGATGCTACAGTACAATTTATCCGAGGCAGAAATGTAGCAAATGGAAATAGGACAATAATTGTACTACTAGTACTCTGTTGATGGGCGACATGGATAGGATAATAAGATAACAACGTTATCCCTTGTCCTGTCCTGTCATTCAGTAAAATTATGCACAAAACGGTTAAACTTCCTGCACAAACGGTAGttatattttctttaaataatattttttttaaataataataataataattattattattattataatgttAGGAAAAATCAATGATGATACCGTAAAAAATAGAGATGTAGAAGAGAGTCTGtgaataatttattttagttgGATAATTGTTGCGTTTTTACATGAACATATAGTATACTATTTATAGCATTGTGATCGTAGATGTAATAGTTCAAGTTACTATTCTAAGTTGATAATTTTGTAGATATAAAAGATATTTACTATtcacaatatattttaaaatagtaataataattgcTTATTATTATAATACTCTCTCTTTTGAAATATTTGTCATGATGTTTCGTTGAAGTCTTGTTGAGAAGAATCCTATGGGAACATAAGTTGCCTCATTAAAAACAATATTAAGAAAAATCCATTGGGATAAAAATTTTAATAagggaaaaagagtacaacattATGCTCCCCCTAAACAGAACACATATAGCTATTCTTTAAAGATCTTAAAGGTGACGCATTCCAATATTTTGTACATGCTTCTTTgtctttaatttttctatttatgATGTATTTTATCTAACTTTGATTGTGTGTAGATTGGATGAAGGATGAAGTACAACCCCGACTCATAAAGCGGGGGATATGGTCGGTAGGGAGTGAAGCTTCTCTGTACAAGATTCTGACGCTACCGAGTACGTCGAGCCTTCGTGCTTGTCCGTTGGTGACAGTGTCAAGCTCCCCTTCCTCTATAGGCCACCAAGATCCTCTTTTAGAAGATGATTGCACATATTTGGTCAATCTTTTTGGGCCTGCCCTAGAAGAGGAACAAACGAATTTGGCTCAGTATATCCTACATGCCTCTTTCAATTTGGCCCTTGGAGGAATAGGCCGCTGGAAAGCTCTTTGGTTCGACCAACATTGTCCTAAGAAGCAACAGCTGGAGAAGAGTATTCGCGATCTGAAGCTTCAGCGAGATAAATACATGCAAGAAATAGAGATAGCTTCTATCTCTCTTACCGTGATAAGAGATGCTTTGTTCCCCCTTAATCTTGTTAGTTCTATCTCCGACCAGGTGACCCACCCGGCGAGGACTCTAGTGAAGAAGAACTATGCTCTAACCTCTATTTGAGACAAATTATCATATGCTCAGGCATATTTAGAGCCTTTGCGCTTTAAGAATGCTTATCTGACTCAGTAGTTGGCTGAGTGTACGAGCTTCGACTTTAGGGTGGTTTCGTAATCGTTCGATAATGCTTTGCAGCAAATGAGCACTTTCATCGTCCTCTACATATCTCGAGGGATCTGGGTCTCTTTGCAGGAGTAGAAATGTCAACCACatcttcttatttttatttttattatattttttgtattgtcTGTATAATACTAATGTAATGGAAaaatatatgtggaatatattgCCATTTCGGGaatgaaatgttttttttacCTGTATAAGGTATATTTGAAGGATCCTGAGTGCATAGTTTTGTATCTTGGAGTGAACTTACAAGGTCTATCCTTGAAGTTTATTGGACATTACTAAGGCCGTCTCCGACCAAATTTCGGTTCCCCTTCCCCCACCAGATGAAAACTCGAACTAGTATAGACGTGTGGTCTACCCACCACAATCTCTGGAGTGAATAATTGTTAAAGGGGGTGGAATGTTATTTATTGTAGGGGATTAATTGTTGTAGTCAGACGTGCAAAGCATTTGTGGCAATACCCTTGACTTTAGGTGGGGAGTTGATTGTTGTATTTGGACATGAAAAGCATTTTCGACAGTACCCTAATTTTCTTTGTGCGTGCTTTGTGTTATGGGGAATTGGTTGTTGTAGTCAGACGTGAAAAGCATCTCCGATAGCACCCCTAATTTTCTTTGTGTCGAGCTCCAATCCTGTCGTACGTACCCCAAATTCGTTGCTACTATACACAATCATAAAGGAATGAATGTCATGAAagattcatatttcatttatactTAAGGTTGTCCTTACACATAAGGAGAATGATCATATAGTTACAACGTTTAATATAAATGGAAAAAGAAACATAACCAAGCAGGCTAGCCATCGCTTATTTCCCTATTCGCTTTTGTGGGCCTAGACACTTCTTGGGAGAAGGATGCCCATCATGTTGAGCTGACTGGTGAGGGAAGCTATGTTAATCTCCATAACCATGCATTTTCCTCGGTCTTTCTAGAGCGGTTGATAGATTCTTTTTGCTCCATCGAAGTCGACATTAATGGTGATCGGCTCTCTCTGAATGTtgtaatacttgagtttgaggtGGACCAGTGGTGTCACAACATCCAGCATAGTGGCAAAAGGCCTTCTATGATGCAATTGTAAATACTCTGACAAGGGATGACGAGGAATTGCAAATTGACTACTCGAACATCCTTTCCCTCGCCAACTGATATCACCATCTCAAAGTATCCCCATTGACGGGTGGTCGTTTCGTTGAATGCTTGCAAGTTAGAGCCTTCATATGACAATAAGCTTCCTCTTTTAAGGTTAATCTTTTCAAACAACTCTGAATACATAATATCGCAAGAGTTACCCCGTCAATAAGTATCAAGGAGACATCAAACTGCTGATAGTGGTTGTGATCACCAGGGGAAACGTTGTTGGGGATCCCTCATATCTTGTCTGAGTCTTAGAATCCCAACATATGATGTTCAGAGATCTTTATTGATGTACCTCCCTCTTTTTTTGGACAAATAACATATCAACAGTTTTCCTCTTCATTGTCCCCTTGAAAATTATAATGTTAATAGGATgatatttttaacatgataatttcattaattataatgtataatattgtagtcatttaaaaaataattacttttataatttgtgataaataaattattataaaattaaaattttatttaatctctttatttcttatttataacaatttgtatttaagttattctttattaataataactcactttaatcatattataactatattataaataaatatctttttaaaataaaataaaagaaatttgagATTTTAGTTACTTCGGATATGCATGactgaattaatcaatatcccaATTTTTTGTTAGCATGTCGTCCGATATGGATATTCGAAAAGTATTTTAGAGTTTTCAGAGGGATTTTTTGTCCCATATGAACgtataaagaaatttcctaataTTAATCATTTGCTGGATTTATGGGGCTCTTTACTTGGTCCACTGAGGCCCAATAATCCACGACATGGGCATCACAATTTCTTTGTTGTTCCGGATTCTACTAGAAATGTTGTGTTTAGTAGTCGAAACTCCTAGAATTTCAATGTGCTCTGTTTTCTCTAGAACCTCCCACAATCTTCCTACCACCCTTTTAAATTCCACATATTCTCCACACACAACCCATAACAAAAACTATCAAAAAAAACGAAACGTGCAACAAACACAAAATCactccgacaaagaaagcaatgGATATCCGACTAATGGGTTTGGATTCTCCACTATTCAACACTCTCCACCACATTATGGACGACACAACCGACAAGAATCTAAACGCGCCGACACAAACATATGTTCGCGACGCAAGAGCAATGGCTGCAACTCCCGTTGATGTAAAGGAGTATCCGAATTCATACGTGTTTGTGGTGGACATGCCTGGGTTGAAATCTGGTGACATAAAGGTTCAAGTAGAAGATGATAATGTGCTATTGATAAGTGGTGAGaggaagagagaagaagagaaagaaggtgtTAAATATTTGAAGATGGAAAGAAGGGTTGGTAAGTTTATGAGGAAGTTTGTGTTACCTGAGAATGCTAATGTTGAAGCTATCTCTGCTATCTGTCAAGACGGTGTTCTAACAGTTACTGTTAATAAATTGCCTCCACCTGAACCTAAGAAACCCAAGACTATTGAGGTTAAGATTGCTTGATCGGTGTTCCATTTCATATTTACAAATCAGAAGTTGTGTCTGTTTTTCTATAGTTGGTTTGTGTGGTAATGGCTGTGTGTTTTTGCAGTTCTCCTTATATGATTATGATCATGCAATGTACTGTGTAACAATATGAATTTGAACTTATGAAACAGTTTTAAGGCATGCTCTTTGTTTGGTAGATTTCTTTTTATAATGATTAAGGAGGAGGCGTGCAAAAGCATCACCGTACTAGAGTATATTATCTTAGTTAGATTGGAACTTGACATTCAATCTATAATTTACGGCACACctcaataataaaataatgtttaGTTGAGAATGAATATTAGATAAATTTAAGGTTTCATATCTGCCCAGGAAGTAATCTTACTCTATCTTGTTTCTAGTTTATGGCCTGATGGAAAATTAATCTAGAAGATCACAAAGGTTAATAGAAATAGACAAATTGAAATCAAAGCATTGTGTTGGAGGATAAATATAGCTAAATACAGCTTAGGACGAGTGAGAATTTTAAGAaattctaaattttaaaaatttaaataattaaattaaaatttattaatttttaaatttttgtttgaaatttattaaattttaaagttttatttgGATGGAATATTAAAATGAATCGTtaaatttttgaaattatttttataaatttcaaaattatgtccaaattaaaaacatgaaaaataaagatTAATTTGTAATTTTCGAAAAAAATTGAACGGATcaattttaaaaactgaaaattaTTAGAGAATTATTTGtagttttttgaaaaatttgaagtgaatttaatttttttataaaatatgagatcatattttaaatgaaaaactaataataaataatttaacattTACATTTTATAAAAGTATAAATGAATGagcaatttcaaattttttagttttggtgtgattttgaaaatttttaaatttaacttgaataaaatacTTTATAAATTTATACCATTTTAATAATTCTCCATATTTTTCattcaaacaataaattttggttAAGTCATTTTTAGTTttctcaaaaaattattttccttcgtcaaaatgcttcatccaaataCACTCTTAAAAATTTTTAAGATCTAGCAAGTAATGTTTTTGAGGTAGTGTCTGGCCCGAACAAAATAGAGAAAGAGGGAAAATCAGATAATAGAACAAATTATATTATGTTACTTGGTTATACCAGGAATCAAGATGAAAAACCAAAGAATAAGGATCCATAAAAATTCTAGAAAAATTGCTATAAAAGGGTTACACAAATCAAATGAGATACACACAAATTTCTTAACAATTGTATGCTTCTCATCTCTAATAATCACTGACTTAAACGTTGGAGTGTGTGCATGTACTACATCCCTCCTCTCTTTAAAAGAGAGTCGAGGAAGAAAAAGAGGTCACTTGTGAAAGCACTAAAACTTGGCCATTTCCTGAAGAAGCTTCCTCATCATAAGGAACAATAACAGTGTATGTGAAAAAGTAAATAACATCTCAAAATAGACTATAAAAACAGACTATCAGAATACTCAAAAAATGGCAAACCTTAGGAAAATACAAACTTACAACCTTGATCGGCCATAATTTGTAGCAAGCACGACCGTGAGAGAAATCCCACATGAAGAGTGAAGACGCATTGCCTCCTCTTCCGTGCTAGAGAATCAGATCCAACAATCTTAAGGTCCCCACACCCACTCCAAGAGAATGAGAGATTCTTGCATTGAGGATTTCCAAGTAGTTCCTCTAGGCAAATTTGATAGCACTCTTGAGCTACTTGTTGGCCTGCTCGAATCGTATAGACTCTCCCATCAAAGAACGGGTATTTTAAGGTTTGATACAAGGTGGACACAACATCTTCCAGGGTGTTGATAGTCGGTCGCCCAGAATGATATTGTATGGTGATAGGGCGTCCACAATGAGGTAGCTAGCGTCAATCGCCTACCACCTTGGTGTCTGCTCTCTCGCCATAGGTGGTTTCCAGGTTTATGTGACCCATTATTTGTACATGTCTGCGTGATAACCCCGTTAAAAAACCACTAAACATTTTTATGTCGTTCGGATCTAGCTGCAGTTTTTGGAAGGTGTCCCAAAATAGGACGTTAGTAGAGCTTCCAGGATTTATCAGGACACACTTGTTGTTCCAGTTATAATGTTGTACAATGATGACCAAGAGACCATCGTCGTGAGGTTTGATGTCGAGGGCACCATCCTCGGAGAAGGAGATGTTAACCCATGTTTTCCCTTGAGAGCTTATAGAGAAGCCATAAGATATTACATTTGTTGTAAACACCTGCCTTGCGTATTTCCTCTGGGAAGATCTAGAGTTACCTCCACCTACAAAACCTCCGACCATGCGTACTTAAGAGGAATTTATCTCTAGTGTAATATGTTTTGTGAGAAGTTGTTGTTTGGTTTGTGAGCAACGCAATAAGAGCTCTCTATCGATTCGTGAGATTATACGTCAAAGTCTTCGTTTGATTTATGAGTTTAGTCCGATGTAAAATATCTCATTCAGTTCTCTATAGTGTCCTTCAAGATCTTTTTTTCGTTTGTGAGTTTAGCCACGTATAAAAGCACTCGCTAGGTTCCAAAATGATCCTAGTGTTAAATCTCGTGTTTCATTTGGAGGATTGTCAGTGTGAAACTTCAATTTAATTGTAAGAAGATTTTTGGGCATAACCTATGAAAAATCTCACATTTATAATAGAAACTCTCAAGAAGAAATTATTTGGGATAAGAGTATGTCAGGTGGTTGGAATGAACCTCTATAAATTTCTAGTGCAATTATCTTAATCCTTATCTctttatatttccgctatttatttatttatggtttttttcatctttcctttactcttatttccttttctttatttgttaTGTTACCTATTCTTTGtttgatttataaattttttttaaacaattatatttaTCAAATAACTTTCTCTTATTTATTGGTATGTATTTTTTATTGGTGAAAGAAGGGGTGTGTATTTTTTTTCTCATTGCTTCTACTCTGGTGCTATTTTTTTGTTGCAACTTATAAAGATGAACCTGAATATAAAGTTCGCAATTCAAACGATAAAGTCATAAAGTTGCAAATTCCACATCCAAATATCAACAAAAGTGTAAGGAAAGTAGTAAAGCATCAATGTTTATTGTTATAGTGGCACATATCATTTACCTTAAATAACCTTCAATACAACGGGTTAACTATTAAGATAATTTGAACATTGATGGCCTCATGATCAAATATTAATGTTGGACATTCATTGAATGATCTTTGTCACCTTATCATACATGTCAATGTTAGACCTATACATAAGGATCCTAGTCGCCATATCATGCATATAAATTTTGGACTTTCACTAAAGGATCATTGTCCTCTTATGAGGCACATAATCTACGGACCTTCATCAAAGGAGCCTTGATAAAGAAAATTCGACTCGCCCCAAGCGCGCTTGAGGGACATGCCCTAAGCGAGAAATTCATTCAATTAGGGCAACATGGAGGAATACgcctaaaaaataattaaaattacaaaGGAAGAAATTCAAATAAGGTAAGCTAATTGTTGCAAAAGAACCTTCAAAAGAAGAAAGTAGATAACAAAAAGTACACATGTCTAAAGCATCAAATGCTACAACGCTTGAGGGACTCACCAATGAAACGATTGAGGGACTCGCCCTAAGCAACGATTGAGGGACTCGCCCCAAGCTCTACCCTTGGAACTCGCCTTCTAAAGCTACACTTGAGAAACTCACCCTATAATCTTCATTTCAAGGATGCACTTCTCTAAAAAATGGATTTAAATAACTTTTCCCTTCCTAAGTCTCATTTCTTGATGAGTGGTTGAGGCTGCCCTGAGGGACCATCTCCTTCGAGTCAAGACTGACAATTATCCCCCCTTCCTCAGGGCTAAGCCTTACGAGGTGTCTTCACTAAACTCAAAGAACATTGAAAacacaaaatttataaatatgtcGGATAAGGCGAGAGAGTTATCTTTAAGAGATCCCAGAAGGGAGATGTTACAAGAAAACTTCTATCGCGGTAATAATGCATATGGTACAAGAGAAAATACCTAAGAAGTATAAAAGGGAACTCATCTTTTTAAGTCTCGACCAAAGGAATCATCTTTCAAAATCTCACTTAAGAAACTCGACTATCTAAGtctgaaaaaaaaattacatttaaccTAGTTTAAATCTCCTTCTAGCCCAATCCAATCCAAGAAACCTTCAATAAATACTTCAagtatgaaaatttatttacgaATGTCATCAAATCTCAATATACCAAGTCTCTTGCTATATGCACTTGAGGGAACTCTAACTAATCATTACTGATagatattcattaatatttaaaaCACATGTTTAAAGGTGAATATATCACTAAgatttacaaaattttaaaatgcaTTTTAGTTTCAAATTGTTTATTTATTGTTTCAAATATTTAATGCGATcgcaataaaaaaaaaagtatccaaattttttaattaaggTAATTTATAAAGACATTTTAGAAATATACGACATTAAGCTAGTAGCTTCCACACTTTTTGGGCTTTATTATTTACCTGGGCCTCAAAGGCCCAATATTCTCTATTTCTCCTTGTTTTGGAACTTACTAGAAACATTGAGTTCTAAGATCGAAAGTCCTAGAATTTCCGATACTCTCTGTTTTCTCTGGAACCTCCCATAATCTTCCTACCACCCTTTGAAATGCCAAACATTCTCCACTCTCATTCCATCCAAAACAATcttaaaacaaaactttcaacgAACACAAAATTACCCCCACAAAAAAAGCAATGGATTTCAGGCTAATGGGTTTAGACTCTCCCCTCTTCAACACTCTCCACCACATTATGGACCTCACAGACGACTCAACCGACAAGAACTTAAACGCTCCAACAAGAACATATGTTCGTGATGCAAAGGCAAT
Encoded proteins:
- the LOC131655216 gene encoding 17.1 kDa class II heat shock protein-like; this encodes MDIRLMGLDSPLFNTLHHIMDDTTDKNLNAPTQTYVRDARAMAATPVDVKEYPNSYVFVVDMPGLKSGDIKVQVEDDNVLLISGERKREEEKEGVKYLKMERRVGKFMRKFVLPENANVEAISAICQDGVLTVTVNKLPPPEPKKPKTIEVKIA